The Dendropsophus ebraccatus isolate aDenEbr1 chromosome 10, aDenEbr1.pat, whole genome shotgun sequence genome has a segment encoding these proteins:
- the LOC138766518 gene encoding amphinase-1-like, with protein MPSTSSLLLLCGLLFILPNLTVSAAPRWEDFKKNQVTSSPVVVCSVAMQGRCQETQSFIHTIPRILENICRHFTGMKNIRSRKELRVSTCRRQRNTTCSYGEAEVRRGLICVTCRNRKPVHFVKMGDC; from the coding sequence ATGCCATCTACATCCTCACTGCTCCTGCTATGTGGGCTCCTCTTCATCCTTCCCAACCTGACTGTGTCCGCAGCTCCACGATGGGAAGACTTCAAGAAGAACCAGGTCACCAGCTCCCCGGTGGTCGTCTGTTCTGTGGCCATGCAGGGACGATGCCAGGAGACGCAGAGCTTCATCCATACCATTCCCAGGATCCTGGAGAATATCTGCAGACACTTCACCGGCATGAAAAACATCAGAAGTAGAAAAGAATTAAGGGTCAGCACCTGCAGAAGGCAACGCAACACAACCTGCAGCTACGGGGAGGCCGAGGTGCGGAGGGGGCTGATATGTGTCACCTGCAGGAACAGGAAACCTGTGCACTTTGTTAAGATGGGAGATTGTTAG